In Mercurialis annua linkage group LG6, ddMerAnnu1.2, whole genome shotgun sequence, the following are encoded in one genomic region:
- the LOC126687854 gene encoding probable pectinesterase 66, producing the protein MEILFCNHQNTYNLDLANIKRNWKGEKIVMKQAVSARIKGDKSAFYECGFIGTQDSLWDEKGRHYFSNCYIEGAVDFIFGTAQSIYQSCQISVNLERFGGRLQGCITAQKKEWADHASGFVFKNCAVTGTGKALLGRAWGPYSTVIFYDSTMSDVILPQGWDAWTYVHHEKNFLYAESNNKGAGADVSKRVPWEKKLNANQLKKFLDMSFIDPEGWLAKMPYKLLYATTCKALNCQLHESKRVAYTISVHKSGKANFTTIQSAIDSIPDGNTRWIRIQISPETYREKVIIPESKPCIFLRGAGRKLTIIEWGDHETTNSSATFTSYSDNIIARGIAFKNTYNLVEKPNRRDWKQAVAARIRGDKSAFYHCAFQGVQDTLWDQKGRHLFKKCYIEGSVDFIFGKAKSIYERCLIYVNIGRYEPELKGYITAQKKELAEHESGFVFKNSEIRGIGKAYLGRAWGPYSTVIVHNTTLSDVVLPQGWNAWDYVRHEGNFMYVEADNRGAGADTSSRVPWMKKLNANELNKFVDISYIDSDGWLTNLPNTS; encoded by the exons atggaaattttattttgcaatcATCAGAATACATATAACTTGGATTTAGCAAACATAAAAAGAAATTGGAAAGGAGAAAAAATCGTGATGAAGCAAGCAGTATCAGCTAGAATTAAAGGCGATAAATCGGCATTCTACGAATGTGGGTTTATAGGGACACAAGATTCACTATGGGATGAAAAAGGTCGTCATTATTTCAGCAATTGTTACATTGAAGGTGCTGTCGATTTCATTTTTGGCACAGCTCAATCTATTTATCAG AGTTGTCAGATATCAGTAAACCTAGAAAGATTTGGCGGAAGGCTACAAGGATGTATAACAGCACAAAAGAAAGAATGGGCGGACCATGCAAGCGGGTTCGTGTTCAAAAATTGTGCAGTAACAGGAACTGGTAAAGCCTTACTTGGAAGAGCTTGGGGACCTTATTCTACTGTCATTTTTTATGATTCTACAATGTCTGATGTTATTCTCCCTCAAGGTTGGGACGCTTGGACTTATGTTCACCACGA AAAGAATTTTCTGTATGCAGAGAGTAATAACAAAGGAGCTGGAGCAGACGTTTCGAAACGGGTTCCTTGGGAAAAGAAATTGAATGCTAATCAGCTTAAAAAGTTTTTGGATATGTCTTTTATTGATCCTGAGGGATGGCTTGCCAAAATGCCCTATAAACTCCTATa TGCTACTACATGTAAAGCTTTAAATTGTCAATTACATGAATCTAAAAGAGTTGCTTATACAATTTCTGTTCATAAGTCAGGCAAAGCAAATTTTACTACAATTCAATCTGCAATTGATTCAATTCCTGACGGGAATACTCGATGGATTCGTATCCAAATTTCTCCGGAAACGTATAG AGAAAAAGTTATAATTCCCGAGAGCAAGCCATGCATTTTTCTCCGAGGTGCTGGCAGAAAGCTGACAATTATTGAATGGGGAGATCATGAAACCACAAATTCTAGCGCAACTTTCACTTCGTATTCTGATAACATAATAGCAAGAGGGATTGCATTCAAG AATACATATAATTTAGTAGAAAAGCCGAATAGGCGTGACTGGAAACAAGCCGTGGCAGCAAGAATACGGGGAGATAAATCAGCATTTTATCACTGTGCATTTCAAGGTGTACAAGATACGTTATGGGACCAAAAAGGCCgtcatttattcaaaaaatgTTACATTGAGGGTTCCGTTGATTTCATTTTCGGCAAAGCCAAATCTATCTACGAG AGATGTTTAATATATGTGAACATAGGAAGATACGAGCCCGAATTGAAAGGATATATAACAGCACAAAAGAAAGAATTGGCAGAACATGAGAGTGGATTTGTGTTCAAAAATTCAGAAATTAGAGGAATTGGTAAGGCTTATCTTGGAAGAGCATGGGGACCTTATTCTACTGTAATTGTACATAACACAACTCTATCTGATGTTGTTCTGCCTCAAGGTTGGAATGCCTGGGATTACGTTCGCCACGA AGGAAATTTTATGTATGTGGAGGCTGATAATAGAGGAGCAGGAGCAGACACTTCAAGTCGTGTACCTTGGATGAAGAAACTGAATGCTAATGAGCTCAACAAATTTGTGGATATTTCTTACATTGATTCAGATGGATGGCTAACCAATTTACCTAATACCTCCTAG
- the LOC130015699 gene encoding putative pectinesterase 10 translates to MNFHSLFIFALVFLLLQAFLNSCKAVDCQSNQSKSARTIVVDQSGHGHFTSVQSAIDSIPEMNSQWIHIQISSGKYSEKVTIPVKKPCIFLEGAGSKSTSIEWGDHQLTSSSATFTSYPDNIVAKGITFKVKSSKLGI, encoded by the exons ATGAATTTCCATTCTTTATTCATATTTGCATTGGTATTTCTGTTGTTACAAGCTTTTTTAAATTCTTGTAAAGCAGTGGACTGCCAATCCAATCAATCAAAATCTGCACGTACCATAGTTGTTGATCAGTCCGGCCATGGGCATTTCACTTCAGTTCAAAGTGCTATTGATTCTATTCCTGAAATGAACTCTCAGTGGATACATATTCAAATTTCTTCAGGAAAATATAG TGAAAAGGTTACGATTCCTGTGAAGAAACCGTGCATTTTTCTTGAAGGAGCTGGGAGCAAGTCGACCAGTATTGAATGGGGTGATCATCAACTCACAAGCTCCAGTGCTACTTTTACTTCCTATCCTGATAACATCGTAGCTAAAGGCATTACGTTCAAG GTAAAATCTTCTAAACTCGGTATATGA